TTGGCCACCAGTCCGGCCAGCGCCGATCCGAGCGCCATCGAATACAACTGCACGGTCGTGATCGACGCTGATGCCAGTCCCTGCTCGCCGGGACGCACCGCCGTCATCGCTCGCGTGAGCAAGTGTGGCCAGCCGATGCCCACGCCAACGCCCACCCCGAACAATGCAATGCAGATCGCGGCGAGTCCTGCGGCGCTCGCAAAGAGCGACGCTTGCGGGAGCAACCACGCCAGCGCGAACATGCCGAGCGCGACGATCACCGGACCGAGACGCACGCGACGCTCGGCACTCTCGCCATGCCGTGCGGCACTCGTCATCGAGCCGGCCGACCAGCCTGCGGCCATGAGCGCGGCGAGGTATCCGGCGGCGAACGGCGTCTGCCCGTGAATCGTCTGAAGGAAATAGGGGATGTAGATTTCGCTCGTCGTCGCCAGTCCGAGCAGGCTCATGACCGCGTACAGCGCGCCCAGACGCGTTCGCAGCGAATACGCTCCCGTCGGCATGAGACGCGGCAACGCGTGCCGTACGCTGCGCTCGCGCTGTGCCAGCCACCACGCGAGCAGCAACCCGAGCAGCATCCAGATGACGGCCAGGACGTGCGAACTCACCACGGCGCCCAGTGAAATCGCCACGGCCGAGGCGCACAGCAGCACCACTTTGAACCAGGGCACGGCGTGGGCATCGTCGTGCGTCCGCGAAGTGCCGTCGGCGCTCGACACGGCGCGCCCTGCCGGCACCTGCGCGCGGATGATGAGTCCCAGCCCGGCCACGATCGGCAATAGCGACCAGAACGCCCAGCGCCAGTGGCCGAACTGCGCGAACACGCCGCCGACTGCCGGTCCGCAAAGCGTCGCCACGCCCCACATCCCGGAGACCAGTCCCATGGCACGCGACCAGAGCGGCGGCGCGAAAACGATTCGGATCAGCGCGTAACTCGACGCGAGCAGAATCCCGCCACCGAAACCTTGCAACGTGCGCCCCCCCAGCATCCACGCCATGTTCGGCGCTGCCGCGCACAGGATCGTCCCCGCACTGAAGCCGACCAGCGCCATGACGTAGGCCACGCGAGGACCGAGCGCCGAGAGCATCTGCGCGGCGAATACGGAACCGAGGATCGACGCGACGACGAACAACGTGGTGTTCCACGAGTAGAGATCAAGTCCGCCGATGTCTTTCACGATGGACGGCAGCACCGTCGTCGCCACATAGACGTTGGTCGCATGCAACGCCACGCCACCCGCCAGCGCCAGCGAACGCCAGCCGTTGTTGCCACTGAGCAAATCGCGCCAGCCCGGCGCACGGGAATTCGTCGTGCTCGTTGTCATGGATGGACAGTCACCCACCGGGAGACTAATATGCAAGAAAGTTCTTGGATATTACATGCCTCACAATGAATTACCCAAATAACCACTTGGATAATAGGGCACCCCATTCAGGCATGTCGGGTGCGGGGAATGAACGCGTTCTGCATTGGTTGAAGACGCAGGGCCCGGCATCGACCGCCGAAGTTGCGTCGGGATTGGGCATCACGGCCGAGGCTGCGCGTCAGCAGGTGCAGAAACTCGTGGCGGACGGATTGCTGGCCGGCGAGACGATGC
This is a stretch of genomic DNA from Pandoraea faecigallinarum. It encodes these proteins:
- a CDS encoding MFS transporter translates to MTTSTTNSRAPGWRDLLSGNNGWRSLALAGGVALHATNVYVATTVLPSIVKDIGGLDLYSWNTTLFVVASILGSVFAAQMLSALGPRVAYVMALVGFSAGTILCAAAPNMAWMLGGRTLQGFGGGILLASSYALIRIVFAPPLWSRAMGLVSGMWGVATLCGPAVGGVFAQFGHWRWAFWSLLPIVAGLGLIIRAQVPAGRAVSSADGTSRTHDDAHAVPWFKVVLLCASAVAISLGAVVSSHVLAVIWMLLGLLLAWWLAQRERSVRHALPRLMPTGAYSLRTRLGALYAVMSLLGLATTSEIYIPYFLQTIHGQTPFAAGYLAALMAAGWSAGSMTSAARHGESAERRVRLGPVIVALGMFALAWLLPQASLFASAAGLAAICIALFGVGVGVGIGWPHLLTRAMTAVRPGEQGLASASITTVQLYSMALGSALAGLVANSAGLAGGGLADVQRASVWLFALFALAPAGAAVIVLRGRTAASPSGQDVKLEMRQQVTMEARKEARKEAKHEASRRGSREGQENEMNASHPVTE